The region AATAAAGAAGTAGTCGTTATTTGTCAAAGCGGTATGCGAAGCGCAAAGGCAGCCAAAATGCTTAAGAAACAAGGTTTTGAAAAAGTATCTAATGTTAAAGGCGGAATGAATGCCTGGGTATGATGATTGATGATGAAGAAGTTTAACAGGTACATTAATATGGAGATGTTTAACATTCCGTCGTATGGGTTAGTATTAAACGTTGGATGAAAATTACCAAATATAATTTTATCTGTTTATGGCAGGTAACTTTTTATAAAAAGGGAGTTGTATAAAGTTATGTTTCATTATACAGTTGAAACGGAAAAATCAATGGAGGAAGCGATTCATGCACTGGAGGAAAACCTAAAGGAAGAAAAATTCGGTGTGCTTTGGCAATTTGATGTTAAAGAAACGTTAAACAATAAAGGGTTTGATTTTGAACAAGCCTATCAGGTTTTGGAAGTTTGTAATCCAAAAGAGGCGAATAATATATTATCTCAAAATCAGCTTATAGGTTATTTTCTCCCATGTAAAATGGTTGTGTACCAGGACATTGAAACAAACAAGGTT is a window of Virgibacillus ihumii DNA encoding:
- a CDS encoding DUF302 domain-containing protein gives rise to the protein MFHYTVETEKSMEEAIHALEENLKEEKFGVLWQFDVKETLNNKGFDFEQAYQVLEVCNPKEANNILSQNQLIGYFLPCKMVVYQDIETNKVKIGMPKPTALIEMVNDALLQEFAADIEERLIVCIDKTK